The following are encoded together in the Bacillus cereus group sp. RP43 genome:
- a CDS encoding nucleoside transporter C-terminal domain-containing protein: MKFVMFLVGLLVVFVLGFLISADRKKIKYKPIAIMLVIQLALSYFLLNTQVGYILVKGISDGFGALLGYAEAGIVFVFGGLVNKGEVSFFLTALLPIVFFAVLIGILQHFKILPIFIRAIGTVLSKVNGLGKLESYNAVAAAIVGQAEVFITVKDQLSKIPKHRLYTLCASSMSTVSMSIVGSYMKMIEPKYVVTALVLNLFSGFIIIHIINPYDITEEEDTLQLENKKKQSFFEMLSEYIMLGFTIAITVAAMLLGFVALITAINSLFDSVFGITFQAILGYIFSPLAFVMGISQAEMVTAGQIMATKLVSNEFVAMLDLGKVAGDLSARTVGILSVFLVSFANFSSIGIIAGATKGIDENQSNVVSSFGLRLVYGATLVSLLSAIIVGVML, from the coding sequence ATGAAGTTTGTTATGTTTCTTGTAGGATTACTCGTTGTATTTGTACTCGGTTTTCTTATAAGCGCGGATCGAAAGAAAATTAAGTATAAACCAATCGCAATCATGCTTGTAATTCAGTTAGCATTATCGTATTTCTTATTAAATACACAAGTTGGTTATATTTTAGTAAAAGGAATTTCTGATGGATTTGGAGCACTTCTTGGATATGCGGAAGCTGGAATCGTTTTCGTATTTGGAGGCCTTGTTAATAAAGGGGAAGTTTCATTCTTCTTAACGGCATTATTACCAATCGTATTCTTTGCGGTATTAATCGGAATTCTGCAGCATTTTAAAATTTTACCGATATTTATTCGTGCTATTGGTACTGTGTTAAGTAAAGTAAATGGTTTAGGAAAACTAGAATCATACAATGCAGTAGCAGCTGCGATTGTTGGACAAGCAGAAGTATTCATTACAGTAAAAGATCAATTAAGTAAAATCCCGAAACATCGTTTATATACACTATGTGCATCTTCCATGTCGACAGTGTCGATGTCAATCGTTGGTTCTTATATGAAAATGATTGAGCCGAAATATGTAGTAACAGCACTTGTATTAAATTTATTTAGTGGATTCATTATTATTCATATTATTAATCCGTACGATATTACGGAAGAAGAAGATACATTGCAGTTAGAAAATAAGAAAAAGCAATCGTTCTTTGAAATGCTGAGCGAATATATTATGCTTGGTTTCACGATTGCGATTACGGTAGCAGCAATGTTACTTGGTTTCGTAGCATTAATTACAGCAATCAATAGCTTGTTTGATTCAGTTTTCGGTATTACCTTCCAAGCTATTTTAGGATATATTTTCTCACCATTAGCGTTCGTAATGGGTATCTCGCAAGCAGAAATGGTAACAGCGGGACAAATTATGGCGACGAAATTAGTATCGAACGAATTTGTTGCGATGCTTGATTTAGGAAAAGTAGCTGGTGATTTATCAGCTCGTACAGTCGGTATTCTTTCTGTATTCCTTGTATCATTTGCGAACTTCTCATCTATCGGAATTATCGCAGGTGCAACGAAAGGAATCGATGAAAACCAATCAAACGTTGTTTCATCATTCGGATTACGACTTGTATACGGTGCGACATTAGTAAGTCTTTTATCGGCGATTATCGTTGGTGTTATGTTATAA
- a CDS encoding nucleoside transporter C-terminal domain-containing protein: MKIVMFLVGLLVVFVLGFLISSDRKKIKYKPIALMLVIQLVLAYFLLNTKVGFVLVKGIADGFGAILKFAEAGVNFVFGGLANDGQAPFFLTVLLPIIFLAVLIGILQHIKVLPIIIRAVGFVLSKINGLGKLESYNAVAAAIVGQGEVFITVKDQLSKLPKNRLYTLCASSMSTVSMSIVGSYMKMIDPKYVVTALVLNLFSGFIIVHIINPYEVKEEDDILELQEDKKQTFFEMLGEYIMLGFSIAVTVAAMLIGFVALITAINGVFDSIFGITFQSILGYVFSPLAFVMGIPTSEMLTAGQIMATKLVTNEFVAMLDLGKVAGDLSTRTVGILSIFLVSFANFSSIGIIAGATKSIDGKQANVVSSFGLKLVYGATLVSILSAIIVGVML, encoded by the coding sequence ATGAAAATAGTAATGTTTCTAGTTGGTTTACTTGTAGTGTTTGTACTAGGTTTCCTTATAAGTTCAGATCGTAAGAAAATTAAATATAAGCCAATTGCACTTATGCTTGTCATTCAATTGGTACTTGCGTATTTCTTACTAAATACAAAGGTCGGATTTGTATTAGTAAAAGGGATTGCAGATGGATTTGGCGCTATTTTAAAATTTGCGGAAGCTGGGGTTAATTTCGTATTTGGTGGTTTAGCGAACGATGGACAAGCACCATTCTTCTTAACAGTATTATTACCGATTATTTTCTTAGCAGTATTAATCGGGATCTTGCAACATATTAAAGTTTTACCGATTATCATTCGTGCAGTCGGTTTCGTATTAAGTAAAATTAATGGTTTAGGAAAACTTGAATCATATAATGCAGTAGCAGCGGCAATTGTCGGTCAAGGTGAAGTATTTATTACAGTAAAAGATCAATTAAGCAAATTACCGAAAAATCGATTATACACACTTTGTGCATCTTCAATGTCAACAGTATCAATGTCAATCGTCGGTTCTTATATGAAAATGATTGATCCAAAATATGTAGTAACAGCACTTGTATTAAACTTATTTAGTGGATTCATTATCGTTCATATTATCAATCCATATGAAGTAAAAGAAGAAGACGATATTTTAGAATTACAAGAAGATAAGAAACAAACATTCTTTGAAATGTTAGGCGAATATATTATGCTTGGTTTCTCTATCGCTGTAACAGTAGCGGCGATGTTAATCGGTTTCGTAGCATTAATTACAGCAATTAACGGTGTATTCGATTCTATTTTCGGAATCACATTCCAAAGCATTTTAGGTTACGTTTTCTCACCATTAGCATTCGTAATGGGTATCCCAACATCAGAGATGCTAACAGCAGGACAAATTATGGCAACAAAATTAGTAACGAACGAATTCGTTGCAATGCTTGACCTTGGAAAAGTAGCTGGTGATTTATCAACTCGTACAGTAGGTATTTTATCTATCTTCCTTGTATCATTTGCGAACTTCTCATCTATCGGAATTATCGCAGGTGCAACAAAGAGTATCGATGGCAAACAAGCAAATGTTGTATCTTCATTCGGATTAAAACTTGTATACGGTGCAACGTTAGTAAGTATATTATCAGCGATTATCGTTGGGGTTATGCTTTAA
- a CDS encoding ferritin, protein MLSKKLHDALNEQMNFEFYSAHAYMAMAAYCTAESYDGFANFFLVQAEEERFHAMKLYNYINDRGERAIITGFDNPNNEYESVLNAFEVALEHEREVTKRIYHLSDIAWDEREHATITFLKWFVDEQVEEEASFDSIIQKLKRITSDSNALFMLDAELEKRTFTPPAE, encoded by the coding sequence ATGTTATCTAAAAAATTGCACGACGCATTAAATGAACAAATGAACTTTGAATTTTACTCTGCCCACGCTTATATGGCAATGGCTGCTTACTGTACAGCCGAGAGCTATGATGGATTCGCTAACTTTTTCCTTGTACAAGCTGAAGAAGAGCGTTTCCACGCAATGAAGCTTTACAACTATATTAATGACCGCGGTGAGCGCGCTATTATTACTGGATTCGATAATCCAAATAACGAATATGAATCTGTATTGAACGCTTTTGAAGTAGCACTTGAGCACGAGCGTGAAGTAACGAAACGTATTTATCACTTATCTGATATCGCTTGGGATGAGCGTGAGCATGCAACAATTACATTCTTAAAATGGTTCGTTGATGAGCAAGTAGAAGAAGAAGCTTCATTCGATAGCATCATTCAAAAATTAAAACGTATTACAAGCGATTCAAACGCACTATTTATGCTAGATGCTGAATTAGAGAAACGTACATTTACGCCTCCAGCTGAGTAA
- a CDS encoding MazG-like family protein produces the protein MDIVAFQRWVEEFYEKRSWSQYNAFIRLNFLTEEVGEVSRVVRAIEIGRDRPDEDAKTEEELKQELKEELGDVLSNLIILSQKYDLDLQDIMDAHVTKLSKRFEALK, from the coding sequence ATGGATATCGTTGCATTTCAAAGATGGGTTGAGGAATTTTACGAAAAACGAAGCTGGTCACAGTATAATGCCTTTATTCGCTTAAATTTCTTAACTGAAGAAGTTGGAGAAGTTTCACGAGTTGTTCGCGCTATTGAAATCGGCCGCGATCGTCCTGATGAAGATGCGAAAACAGAAGAAGAGCTAAAACAAGAACTAAAAGAAGAACTTGGTGATGTACTTTCTAACCTTATTATTCTTTCGCAAAAATATGATTTGGATTTACAAGACATTATGGACGCACACGTCACAAAGCTTTCGAAAAGGTTTGAAGCACTCAAATGA
- a CDS encoding TIGR00730 family Rossman fold protein: protein MFAGSNLGERPEFKEQAIQLGKMFVENDYELVYGGSCVGLMGEVANEVLRLGGRVTGVMPRGLFRGEIVHTGLTELIEVETMHERKAKMAELADAFIALPGGYGTFEELFEVVCWSQIGIHNKPVGLLNIKDFYGPILQMVERAAEEGFMNPSNKELIVSAETADKLIHEIQNYERPVLGTKWKQLS from the coding sequence GTGTTTGCAGGTTCCAATTTAGGGGAGAGACCAGAGTTTAAAGAGCAGGCAATCCAGTTAGGGAAAATGTTTGTTGAGAACGACTATGAGCTCGTATACGGTGGTTCATGCGTTGGATTAATGGGAGAAGTAGCAAACGAAGTTCTTCGTTTAGGTGGACGTGTAACAGGTGTTATGCCGCGTGGTCTATTTCGAGGAGAAATCGTACATACAGGATTAACAGAATTAATTGAAGTAGAAACGATGCATGAGCGTAAGGCGAAAATGGCAGAGCTTGCGGATGCTTTCATTGCATTACCAGGCGGATATGGAACGTTTGAAGAGCTCTTTGAAGTAGTATGTTGGTCACAAATTGGTATACATAATAAGCCGGTTGGTTTATTGAACATAAAAGACTTTTACGGACCAATTTTGCAAATGGTTGAACGGGCAGCAGAAGAAGGCTTTATGAATCCATCGAATAAAGAGTTAATTGTTTCCGCAGAGACGGCAGATAAACTAATTCATGAAATCCAAAATTACGAGCGTCCTGTCTTGGGGACGAAGTGGAAGCAATTATCATAG
- a CDS encoding DinB family protein produces MGRSVLKMYNYHLWANEVILNRLKELPQDIFHKEVKSGFSSVAKVMSHIYLTDLAWLEIISGKSMSDAMVQTDRLKEQLETKNIEEMEGNFYELSKRYKELLSSQQDYEKVFKVDNPYAGHLDTTVSETILHIVTHGAYHRGNIATMLRQMGHTSVMQDFGLFLYSK; encoded by the coding sequence ATGGGTCGTTCTGTATTAAAAATGTATAACTACCACTTATGGGCAAATGAAGTTATTTTAAATCGCTTAAAAGAACTACCGCAAGACATTTTCCATAAGGAAGTTAAGAGTGGTTTTTCTTCGGTGGCAAAAGTAATGTCTCACATATACCTCACAGATTTAGCCTGGCTTGAGATTATTTCTGGTAAAAGCATGAGTGATGCAATGGTACAAACAGACCGATTGAAAGAACAGCTGGAAACAAAAAATATTGAGGAAATGGAAGGTAATTTTTATGAATTATCTAAACGATATAAAGAACTTTTAAGTAGTCAACAAGATTATGAAAAAGTATTTAAGGTTGATAATCCATATGCGGGGCACCTGGATACTACGGTTTCTGAAACAATATTACACATCGTCACCCACGGAGCATATCACCGTGGGAATATAGCCACAATGTTGCGGCAAATGGGTCATACCTCTGTTATGCAAGATTTTGGACTATTTCTATATTCAAAATGA